In candidate division WOR-3 bacterium, the following are encoded in one genomic region:
- the ruvX gene encoding Holliday junction resolvase RuvX translates to MRIMAVDYGRKRVGIAITDPLCVISQPFLTLNVSSDKELIIRLKCLIKENQVGCILIGNPLSHKGEATEISKDIQRFLKRLKKSVDIEVILWDERFTSKYALNLLKSHGFKYKRQKVDEIAACIMLDEYLKSQPICPV, encoded by the coding sequence ATGAGAATAATGGCTGTTGATTACGGCAGGAAGCGTGTCGGAATTGCAATCACTGATCCTCTTTGTGTGATATCCCAGCCGTTTCTTACACTCAACGTCAGCTCGGATAAAGAGCTTATCATTCGACTTAAGTGTCTCATAAAAGAGAATCAGGTGGGTTGTATTCTGATCGGTAATCCCCTTTCGCATAAAGGAGAAGCGACTGAAATATCAAAAGATATCCAGCGGTTTTTGAAACGGCTGAAGAAATCGGTGGATATCGAGGTCATTCTCTGGGACGAACGCTTTACGAGTAAATATGCATTGAATCTGTTGAAGAGCCATGGTTTTAAATACAAAAGACAGAAGGTTGATGAGATCGCCGCCTGTATTATGCTCGATGAGTATCTTAAGTCACAACCTATATGTCCGGTATGA
- the mltG gene encoding endolytic transglycosylase MltG, translated as MSGMKRRIIALSILIIIFFIWWQPINLGATEVTIPKGVSAKEIAEFLARYQIVRDVHEFLFWLKISGKEKELKSGTYQLQRYRNPLYVINELSHGGKSDILVTIPEGLTLYETAEILEINGVINKEHFLALCNDQDFIREAGLKGNSLEGYLFPDTYSFNPSQSDSEIIMTFVDNFKKHLKKFSLEKVDSIYQIIILASMVEKEAKFEDERPIIAKVFLNRLRHNRPLESCATVFYALKKIDYDKYRTKTKLLDRDLRVNSPYNTYLHTGLPPAPICSPGEGSIKAVISPADVDYLYFVSMGNGRHHFSRTFREHIIAKEKYK; from the coding sequence ATGTCCGGTATGAAAAGACGGATAATCGCACTTTCAATCCTCATTATTATATTTTTCATCTGGTGGCAACCGATCAATCTCGGCGCGACTGAGGTCACCATTCCGAAAGGGGTGAGTGCCAAAGAGATTGCAGAATTCCTCGCCCGGTATCAGATCGTCAGGGATGTCCACGAATTCCTTTTCTGGTTGAAGATATCCGGAAAAGAGAAGGAATTGAAGTCCGGCACCTATCAACTGCAGAGATACCGAAATCCACTTTATGTAATCAACGAACTCTCGCACGGCGGCAAGTCGGATATTCTTGTTACGATTCCCGAAGGACTGACTCTTTATGAAACCGCGGAGATTCTTGAAATTAACGGGGTGATAAATAAAGAACATTTCCTCGCTCTGTGTAATGATCAGGATTTTATAAGAGAAGCGGGGTTGAAAGGAAATTCTTTGGAGGGGTATCTTTTCCCTGATACTTATTCTTTTAATCCGAGTCAGAGTGATTCGGAGATTATTATGACATTTGTCGATAATTTCAAAAAACATCTCAAGAAATTTTCTCTGGAGAAAGTCGATTCGATATATCAAATTATCATTCTCGCTTCAATGGTGGAAAAAGAAGCGAAGTTTGAGGATGAAAGACCGATAATCGCAAAGGTCTTTCTTAATAGATTAAGACATAACCGACCTTTAGAATCGTGTGCGACTGTTTTTTACGCCTTGAAAAAGATCGACTATGATAAGTATCGGACAAAGACCAAACTGCTCGACCGCGACTTACGGGTGAACTCACCGTACAACACCTATCTCCATACCGGCCTTCCTCCGGCTCCAATCTGTTCACCGGGCGAAGGTTCGATCAAAGCGGTTATCTCACCCGCTGATGTGGATTATCTTTACTTCGTCTCGATGGGCAACGGCCGACATCATTTTTCGAGAACATTCCGGGAACATATCATTGCAAAGGAAAAATATAAATGA
- a CDS encoding diguanylate cyclase, which yields MQVLIYDTDRLRLATVAKNLQNLGLNWTAVTKTDDIKKLIRKRKFDLLVLDGSAVRILDRIKKLDSSIPVVIVMDKDQKVDYQEIILSGIVGLIIRPYRLDFFKKVVEKAVKHREKAILNLKTVASLKQKIQELQTLNEIVQAINSSLEPGEILRTIMEKTADLIKAEGWSVLFLEHDKGELVFEAAAGEAGKKLLGMRLKVGQGVAGWVARYGQSLIVPDVTKDPRFYSGVDKKTKFTTKSILCVPMKSRDKIIGVVEVVNKIGGEPFTDDDLEIFENLVAHITIALQNAAMYRKMEEASLIDDLTQLYNSRYCNQYLDKLLEGRRGAPALVSLIFLDIDFFKLVDDNFGHLVGSETLKRVGERLKNVVRGGDVVVRYGGDEYIVILPNTDKKTATVIAERIRKEINSKPFNAVGRKKFNISVTLGVATSPEDAKTRDELIGKADKAMYEGKLSGRDKVVVA from the coding sequence ATGCAGGTTTTAATCTACGATACAGACCGCCTCAGACTCGCCACCGTGGCGAAGAACCTGCAGAATTTAGGACTGAACTGGACCGCGGTAACAAAGACCGATGATATAAAAAAACTGATCAGAAAGAGGAAATTTGATCTCCTTGTTCTTGATGGTTCGGCGGTCAGGATACTCGATCGAATCAAAAAACTGGATTCCTCGATTCCCGTTGTTATTGTTATGGATAAGGACCAGAAGGTCGATTATCAGGAGATTATTCTGTCAGGAATCGTTGGATTGATTATCCGTCCTTATCGCCTTGATTTTTTCAAGAAGGTGGTCGAGAAAGCCGTCAAACATCGGGAAAAAGCCATCTTGAATTTAAAGACCGTGGCGTCGCTGAAGCAGAAGATTCAGGAACTCCAGACCCTGAATGAAATTGTTCAGGCGATAAATTCATCATTGGAACCCGGGGAGATTCTGCGCACCATTATGGAGAAGACCGCGGATTTGATCAAGGCTGAGGGCTGGTCGGTTCTCTTCCTCGAACACGACAAAGGGGAACTGGTTTTTGAAGCCGCAGCCGGCGAAGCCGGGAAAAAACTTTTGGGAATGCGACTCAAGGTGGGACAGGGGGTCGCCGGCTGGGTCGCCCGTTACGGCCAGTCGCTTATCGTGCCCGATGTGACAAAAGACCCGCGTTTCTATTCAGGAGTGGATAAGAAGACGAAGTTTACTACAAAATCGATACTCTGTGTTCCGATGAAAAGCCGCGATAAGATCATCGGGGTGGTTGAGGTGGTTAATAAGATCGGTGGCGAGCCGTTTACCGACGATGATCTTGAGATATTCGAGAATCTGGTCGCCCACATCACCATCGCCCTGCAGAACGCCGCGATGTACCGTAAGATGGAAGAGGCGAGTTTGATCGACGACCTCACCCAGCTTTATAACAGCCGTTATTGCAATCAATACCTGGATAAATTACTGGAAGGACGCAGGGGAGCGCCGGCTCTTGTGTCATTGATCTTTCTGGATATCGATTTTTTCAAACTGGTCGATGATAACTTCGGTCATCTTGTAGGAAGTGAGACACTGAAACGGGTGGGTGAACGTTTGAAGAATGTCGTCAGAGGCGGCGACGTGGTCGTACGTTACGGAGGCGATGAATATATCGTAATCCTACCGAATACCGATAAGAAGACCGCCACTGTAATCGCCGAAAGGATCAGGAAAGAGATCAATTCCAAACCTTTTAACGCCGTGGGCAGGAAGAAGTTCAACATCTCGGTGACGCTCGGCGTCGCCACAAGTCCTGAGGATGCAAAAACACGGGATGAACTTATTGGTAAGGCTGACAAGGCGATGTATGAAGGGAAACTTTCAGGCAGGGATAAGGTCGTCGTGGCTTAA
- a CDS encoding cation:proton antiporter: protein MLNTLLSLGLILTIGLIGARLFKKLKFPSVTAYIVFGIILGPHILKLIAEDVLNSTTFISNIALGLIAVSLGQNFTITKLRRIGKSVLAISLGEVIGSFSLVFFFLFFIIKTPLPIALILAAIAPATAPAAVVMVTREYRAKGPFTDTLLGVVAIDDAWGIILFAFCLALAKSFASAHIGIFANIFSDVVHGFWEVLGGLGLGISLGFVYSYFLKYLRTSSNILIYTLGIILINSGLSIMLNVSLLLANMFFGAVIANRIKLCDEIFEILKKFDPPLYLLFFVLAGASLEIPNIPALGLIGIVYVLTRLPGEMLGAFSGAYLAKASKKIKKYLGLGLAPQAGVAIGLALVAKTYFTNSIGDTILSTIIVTTVIYELIGPFFVKIALEKAGEVGKSPHEY, encoded by the coding sequence ATGCTGAATACGCTCCTTAGTCTCGGTCTTATTCTAACCATCGGACTAATCGGCGCTCGATTATTCAAAAAATTAAAATTCCCCTCAGTTACAGCTTATATCGTCTTCGGCATAATTTTAGGACCTCATATCCTTAAATTAATCGCAGAAGACGTACTTAACTCCACCACGTTCATCTCCAATATAGCACTGGGGTTGATCGCCGTAAGTCTCGGTCAGAACTTCACGATTACAAAGTTACGCAGAATCGGAAAATCAGTGCTCGCCATATCCCTCGGTGAGGTAATCGGTTCTTTCTCGCTGGTTTTTTTCTTTCTTTTTTTCATTATTAAAACTCCGCTACCGATTGCGCTGATTTTAGCGGCGATCGCACCGGCTACGGCTCCGGCAGCCGTGGTTATGGTAACCCGTGAATATCGTGCAAAAGGACCTTTCACTGATACGCTGTTGGGAGTTGTGGCGATCGACGACGCATGGGGTATAATCCTATTCGCCTTCTGTCTTGCCCTTGCAAAGAGTTTTGCAAGCGCCCATATAGGTATCTTCGCAAATATATTTTCCGACGTCGTCCACGGATTCTGGGAAGTGCTCGGCGGTCTGGGTCTCGGCATATCCTTGGGATTTGTGTACTCATATTTTTTAAAGTATCTGAGAACTTCATCCAACATTCTGATTTACACACTCGGGATCATCTTAATAAACAGCGGTCTGTCGATTATGTTGAATGTTTCATTGCTGCTGGCGAATATGTTCTTCGGTGCGGTGATAGCGAACCGAATAAAATTATGTGATGAAATCTTTGAAATCCTGAAAAAATTCGATCCACCGCTCTATCTTCTCTTTTTTGTCCTTGCAGGTGCGAGCCTTGAAATCCCGAACATCCCGGCACTCGGTCTCATCGGCATCGTCTATGTATTGACAAGGCTACCCGGAGAAATGCTGGGTGCCTTCAGCGGGGCATATCTTGCAAAAGCAAGCAAAAAAATAAAAAAATATCTTGGTTTAGGACTTGCTCCTCAGGCCGGTGTGGCGATCGGTCTGGCATTGGTTGCAAAGACATATTTTACAAACAGTATCGGCGACACAATCCTCTCGACGATCATTGTGACGACCGTAATCTATGAATTGATCGGACCGTTCTTTGTAAAGATAGCACTTGAAAAAGCCGGAGAGGTGGGGAAATCACCCCATGAATATTAA
- a CDS encoding CBS domain-containing protein, protein MEKVRKITCKKVITVQRYTTLRKILMTFKKFHTFPLVPVVEEENLLVGIISLKNLIDVFRPEEPEILKTIPFLDEKPIEITEIELSPEMGQLIVAEDIMNTKFLAIDEDLPIKEAFRLMRLHNREQLPVINKEKKFIGFVGLFDVVMSIFKSKGVV, encoded by the coding sequence ATGGAAAAGGTAAGAAAGATTACCTGTAAAAAGGTGATAACGGTCCAGCGCTATACTACGTTAAGAAAAATACTCATGACATTCAAAAAATTTCATACCTTTCCACTGGTGCCGGTCGTTGAAGAAGAAAACCTTTTAGTCGGTATTATCTCACTCAAGAATCTTATTGATGTCTTCCGACCCGAGGAACCGGAAATTCTCAAAACGATCCCGTTTCTGGATGAAAAACCGATTGAAATCACTGAAATCGAATTGTCTCCGGAAATGGGACAGCTCATCGTCGCCGAAGATATCATGAACACGAAATTTCTTGCAATTGATGAAGACCTGCCGATCAAAGAGGCATTCCGTCTGATGAGACTGCATAACAGAGAGCAACTGCCGGTTATTAATAAAGAAAAAAAATTTATAGGGTTTGTTGGATTGTTTGATGTGGTTATGAGTATCTTCAAAAGCAAGGGCGTCGTCTGA